A segment of the Entelurus aequoreus isolate RoL-2023_Sb linkage group LG23, RoL_Eaeq_v1.1, whole genome shotgun sequence genome:
catttatatgtaaaatattagaaacattgctctatatattcatatatattttatatataacatTCTAATTATTGaattatagaatatatatatctaaaatgtaaaaataaataaaatattggaaacatatttttatatatttacatgtaatgtACGTATAAAATATGAATTATAAAATggatataaaatatgtataaaaaatatgagTATATGACAATATATTAAAAAACATGTCTCCCTATATTCATGTATATTTTATATCTAAAATtataatcatttaaaaatatatcaaatacatgtaaatatataaatatatattttgtattcaaTATTTCTACAGTATGCGAAGTATGACCACAATAATAATGGGAGTGATTTTCCTCTCAAATAACCAAGCTCTGACAGTGTCGATCCAAAGTGTGTTTTTGTCTTGagacgtgtgtttgtgtgcgtgtgcagGTTGCTGTCAGCTCTCGGCGCTCTCCTTCACACTCAGCCATGAAGTCCGTGCTGGACGCGGTGGCGGACACCACCTTCCGGACTATCACATCCGGTTTACAATATCTGGGCTCCAACGATGCCAACTACGATGGGCCCGTCAGCGACGCGGACTTCAAAGGCACCTTCTCCCTCCAGAAGCCTCTCTCCGCCTTCCGCAGCAACTCCTTCCCCGACAAGGTCCCCGCCGACGAGGAGCTGATCCTCCGCGGCGTCCTCCCCTTCTTCCCCACCAACGCCACGGAGCTCCTGTCCAACCGCAGCACCTTCCGCGACGAGGGCGACAGCATCCAGTGCGGGGAGAACTTCATGGACATGGAGTGCTTCATGATCCTGACGCCCAGCCAGCAGCTGGCCGTGGCCGTCATGTCGCTGACCCTGGGGACCTTCACCGTGCTGGAGAACCTGGTGGTGCTGTGCGTGATCCTGCAGTCGCGCACGCTGCGCTGCCGGCCCTCCTACCACTTCATCGGCAGCCTGGCCGTGGCCGACCTGCTGGGGAGCGTCATCTTCGCCTACAGCTTCCTGGACTTCCACGTGTTCCACAGGAAGGACACTCCCAACGTGTTTCTCTTCAAGCTGGGCGGAGTCACGGCGTCCTTCACCGCCTCCGTGGGCAGCCTCTTCCTCACCGCCATCGACCGCTACATCTCCATCCACCGACCGTTGGCCTACAGGCGCATCGTGACTCGGACCAAGGCGGTCATCGCCTTCTGCATGATGTGGACCATCTCCATCATCATCGCCGTGCTGCCCCTGCTGGGCTGGAACTGTAAGCGCCTCAAGTCGGTGTGCTCGGACATCTTCCCCCTCATCGACGAGAACTACCTGCTCTTCTGGATCGGGGTGACCAGCGTGCTGGTTCTTTTCATCATCTACGCCTACATCTACATCCTGTGGAAGGCGCACCACCACGCTGTGCGCATGCTAAGCCGCACCTCCCAGAAGAGCCTGGTGGTGTACTCGGCGGACGGCACCAAGGTGCAAACCACGCGCCCCGAGCAGGCCCGCATGGACATCCGCCTGGCTAAGACCCTGGTGCTCATCCTGGCGGTGCTGGTCATCTGCTGGGGTCCGGTCCTGGCCATCATGGTCTACGACCTCTTCTGGAGGATGGACGACGACATCAAGACGGTGTTTGCGTTCTGCAGCATGCTGTGCCTGCTCAACTCCACCGTCAACCCCATCATCTACGCCTTGAGGAGCAAGGACCTGCGCCACGCCTTCCTCAGCTCCTGCCAGGCCTGCAGGGGCAGCGCCCAGCAGCTGGACAACAGCCTGGAGTCGGACTGCCAGAACCGGAACATCTCGGCCAACAGGGCGGCGGAGAGCTGCGTGAAGACCACTGTGAAAATCGCCAAAGTAACCATGTCCGTGTCCACCGAGACGTCGGCGGAGGCCGTCTGATCATGTTTGTTTTCCGACCTGACAATGACGAGACCTTTTTTCAGTTCTGAGCACGGAGCGCGTGCCAAAGTGCCAAATTGGTATTACAAGGTGGAAGGAAGCGtgcattttatatttttgtattgtcAATTCAGGTTTTGAAAATCTTCACGTTCGGGACAAGGGGCTACAAACAATTGTTCTACGGTGTctcttttcatgtacattcttcttcatcttcttattACTTTTGTGGGAGTCGTGTACCACGTGAGTGGCGATTCATACGGTGTCTCTTTTCATCTACATTATTCTTCATCTTCTTATTACTTTTGTGGGAGTCGTGTACCACATGAGTGATTCATACTAAGactaaatataccgtattttccggactataagccgttactttttttttgacgctttgaatcctgcggcttgtaaaacagtgcggctaattgattgatttttcttcgttttgtattcaacaaacagttttcatattacaccgaaaaggtgtgttattgtttgagctatggcgccatcttttggacgagttcactcagtgcaggtgctgcgggttgaaaatgtactttctgtttcatgccttgaaccggaagtataaccgctgctcaaaaggattcttcattcatcactccgagcaacgtttgtaagttttacaatgcaaCTAAAACGATTCATACTTCATACATACTAAActgttccatgtgtgatgtctgtaggagtgttttcatgcatgtttctACGTGCTATCGTAGTGTGaccaagctagcgttgttagcattagcgaatacgtgtctgtgttagtaatattaacttacaatggcattctttcttgtattgtttcagtttcataaatccACCGAAACGTCACCATGGCgttgttgagtctgtttagctgattggagagctagcttccgcagctagtgggtccatgacgatgactcctattttgcttgatcagccgttttactgccgtgtgataggaacaattaaggtatgtaaataaacatttacaaaatattttgtaccggtatacagtatatctgtggcttatagtttgGATCGgctaatatacatatttttttcttctaaaattgggtgGGTGcaactctatagcccggaaaatacggtactcgctttcaagtacaaaaaaaaaaaaaacatctaaatggATGcttgttcgttttttttttaaacttttgtaaGTGTACCCGTGTGTTTATTAAACTATGTGCAATTCAACTGACGGCCCGGGGCCCAAATctggcccgggaatgacaccgGTGCCtgtgttcagttcaaaacttgggagacaaattcctaaaaacatgctcctgttgtatagaggaacatggaccactgtaaacacttgCAGGTGGAATTTTAACCTTGCCAGAAAACATAGAACaccggggtccaaacttgtgatttacataactgaggcgttcctcaaggcacccgttTAAGTCCTTTactttttagcttttttttgcaatgtgatttatgtaactaaggtgttgctgtagcttgttcacttcagatgcagtcagcagTTATTTAGTCAAAGTATTCAgtgatactagtggtgttccactAGGTTCCGTCttcggtcctctctttttcattatttgggctattcaactggtggccggtGAGTTCAGTTCACAAAACTTTTTGGCATCGCATTCTTAAAAACGCAAGAatactcctgttgtatagaggaaatcGGACCAGTGTAAACACTTGCATTTGCATTTTAACCTTGCCcgcactggggtccaaacttgagatttacataactgaggcattcctcaaggcCTCTcctttttagctttttttttttttttttgcaatgtgatttatgtaactaaagtGTACAGTCAGCAGTCATTTAGTCAAATGATTCAGTGACACTAGCGGTGTTCcacaaggttccatcttaggtcctctctttttcatcatttgggcttttCTACTGATGGCcggcaagttcagttcaaaaaaagttttttgcatCACATTCTTAAAAACGCAAAAATActcggaccactgtaaacacttgcattgacatttcaaccttgctagcaaacatagaacaccggGGTCTAAACTTTTACATAactgttcctcaaggcacccctttaagtcctctcctttttagcatttttttttctccgtaaTGTGATTTTATGTAATTAAGGTgtggcttgtttacttcagatgcagtcagtaggcaTTTGTTGAACttttttagttatactagtggtgttcctcaaggttccgtcttaggtcctctctttttcatcatttaacTGGCCagcaagttcagttaaaaaaaaattctgtgcagcagattcttaaaaacactagaatgCTGTCAGAGAGATGATCtccaaataaatagaccaaaatcacatGTCTACTGATTCTCTGGAATAAACAAAATAAGACTATAAGTCCGGTCCCCCCGGTCTTTAATcatctggaaatgtggcccccaaaaccatTTTGTTGAATATCCCTGTTATAtcacagtgtaaagtgttgttttgaaaaaatttaaaataaattaaatgaattaGGACACAGTGTGCTGGTCACTGCTGTGCAGGGAAAAAAACTGAAGTGGCTTCAATCTGTGCGTTTGCTACATTGTATGTTAGTGATGTTACCTTGTGGCTTAGTGATAATATCTCCAAACCAAAGCCTTTAATTCATCAATGCAGTGAGTTGTTTTTAGTGCTACTCTGGGGTGttgttttttggcaaaaaaaaaaaaaaaaggcccaccGATATAGTGAAGTAACCTTGGCGTGGTCAATTTTACATGTCAAAATAAAGAACCAGACCAGGCTTGAATGGAGCAGAATCCCTGCAGAAGAtgtgatatttatttttttcaattgagcAATGTAGTACTTTGAAGCACAATGTAGGCTTTTGACGTTTATCCATGACAACTGTGTACCGCTGCCTCCGCTGTTATTGAATGGTGAAGAGgggggagggaaaaaaaacatgtcaaatgTCAAGTGGCTTCTGTACAGTGCTGGCAAAAATGAGGACTAAATCACCTCGAAAAgaacaaaaatttgtttttacaaGTGTTACTGTTTCAATAAAGTTGCAGCTGATTGTCATTCTGATTATTGTTTATTAAGTGTCAGTTGTGACATCGCCCCACACTCTCTCACTGCAGGAACTAAAACTCTGTTATCCTAGCGGGTGTGATCattatttttcttaatttttcttCAGCTGTTGCACCTCTCATGGTCGCCTCGTGCCTCCAAGTGGCGTTTTGAAATTCAATGAAAAAGGCAATCCAAATCATTGATGTTGTAGCGCCCTCTGGTGGATGTTCACTCCATTCTTCGTGGTCCAGCAAGGACTTTCACTTTCAACAGTCATTAATAGTTCTGTTTATTCTAATCCCAACGAAGACGCCACATGACAGTAACATACGCTTAGAGGGCTATGGAGAGATATTTACTTCAATATTATATAacaatttttgtttttcattacacGTATGAAACGTTGCAAACTTGCTCCTAAAATACTTCAACCAAGCCAAATCgtgtaaatattaataaaatatatattttttatttttgttaagttCCTTTGAATCAGTttaactctatatatatatatatatatatatatatatatacatatatatatatatatatatatatatatatatatatatatatatatatatatatatatatatatatatatatatatatatatatatatatatatatatatatatatatccatccattttctaccgcttattcccttcagggtcgcggggggcgctggagcctatctcagctacaatcgggcggaaggcggggtacaccctggacaagtcgccacttcatcgcagggccaacactgatagacagacaacattcacactcacattcacacattagggccaatttagtgttgccaatcaacatatccccaggtgcatgtttttggaggtgggaggaagccggagtacccggagggaacccacgcagtcacggggagaacatgcaaactccacacagaaagatcccgaggccgggattgaactcacgactactcaggaccttcgtattgtgaggcagacgcactaacccctctgccaccgtgctgccccgtgctgctatatatatatatatatatatatatatatatatatatatatatatatatatatatatatatatatatatatatatatatatatatatacatatatatatatatatgtatgtgtatgtatatatatatatatatgtatgtatatatgtatgtatatatatgtatgtatgtatatatatgtatgtatgtatatatatgtatgtatgtatgtatatatgtatatatgtttgtatatgtatatatatatatatatatatatatatgtatatatatatatatatatatatatatatatatatatatatatataaatatatacatatgcaaacatatatacatatctatatgcatacatacatacatatatacatatatatacatacatatatatatatacacatacatacatacatttatacatacatatatgtatatatatatatataaataccgtatacatacatacatacatatatatatatatatatatatatatatatatatatatatatatatatatatatatatatatatatgtgtgtgtgtgtgtgtactgtatatatatatgtgtatatatatatatgtatatatatatgtatatatatatatatatatgtatatatatatatatatgtatatatatatatatatatatatatacatatatatatatgtatgtatatatatatatatatatatatatgtgtgtgtgtatgtatgtatgtatgtatttattgttgcgttgaccagcattcctccaatggggaattcaaattgctagtattttcatggcaataagctgatgtttatattcaatcaacaggcagtcgttggtattttgtggtttattctccaagcttagaggacaaatgtgagaccaatctagtaccccagcgttccccagcccggtcc
Coding sequences within it:
- the cnr1 gene encoding cannabinoid receptor 1, which translates into the protein MKSVLDAVADTTFRTITSGLQYLGSNDANYDGPVSDADFKGTFSLQKPLSAFRSNSFPDKVPADEELILRGVLPFFPTNATELLSNRSTFRDEGDSIQCGENFMDMECFMILTPSQQLAVAVMSLTLGTFTVLENLVVLCVILQSRTLRCRPSYHFIGSLAVADLLGSVIFAYSFLDFHVFHRKDTPNVFLFKLGGVTASFTASVGSLFLTAIDRYISIHRPLAYRRIVTRTKAVIAFCMMWTISIIIAVLPLLGWNCKRLKSVCSDIFPLIDENYLLFWIGVTSVLVLFIIYAYIYILWKAHHHAVRMLSRTSQKSLVVYSADGTKVQTTRPEQARMDIRLAKTLVLILAVLVICWGPVLAIMVYDLFWRMDDDIKTVFAFCSMLCLLNSTVNPIIYALRSKDLRHAFLSSCQACRGSAQQLDNSLESDCQNRNISANRAAESCVKTTVKIAKVTMSVSTETSAEAV